A single window of Anopheles moucheti chromosome 2, idAnoMoucSN_F20_07, whole genome shotgun sequence DNA harbors:
- the LOC128302687 gene encoding histone deacetylase complex subunit SAP30 homolog: MMNNNGFSTGEEDSRGPADQICCLLDDGERCRKQAGNASYSKRIQKTVTQRRLKLSIDSHARHIYICDFHKARIQCARTKRRRRDSEDDSNETDTDLPEVDLYQLQVNTLRRYKRFYKVSTRPSSNKAQLSETIMKHFKTIPIKEKEILTYFIYMVKSNSNKLDQKNNASAEAT; encoded by the exons ATGATGAACAACAACGGATTCAGTACGGGAGAAGAAGATTCCCGCGGGCCGGCGGATCAAATCTGTTGCCTGCTAGACGACGGAGAACGTTGCCGGAAGCAGGCTGGTAACGCTTCGTACAGCAAGCGAATTCAGAAGACGGTCACGCAACGAAGGCTGAAGCTCAGCATCGACAGCCAT GCACGACATATCTACATCTGTGACTTTCACAAAGCCCGGATACAATGCGCGCGTACGAAAAGGCGCCGCCGTGACTCGGAAGATGATAGCAACGAGACCGACACCGATCTGCCGGAGGTGGATCTCTACCAGCTGCAGGTGAATACGCTACGGCGGTACAAACGGTTCTACAAAGTGTCTACACGACCGAGCAGCAACAAAGCGCAGCTATCGGAG ACAATCATGAAGCACTTCAAGACGATTCCGATTAAGGAGAAAGAAATTCTCACATACTTCATCTACATGGTGAAATCGAACTCGAACAAGCTGGACCAAAAGAATAATGCCAGTGCAGAAGCTACCTGA
- the LOC128302642 gene encoding NADH-ubiquinone oxidoreductase 75 kDa subunit, mitochondrial, which translates to MLRVPVSRALTFGARFPVQTIVRTSATTPAKVPEKIEVFVDDQSVMVDPGTTVLQAAAQVGVEIPRFCYHERLAVAGNCRMCLVEVEKSPKPVAACAMPVMKGWRIKTNSEMTRKAREGVMEFLLMNHPLDCPICDQGGECDLQDQAMAFGSDRSRFTDIHHTGKRAVEDKDIGPLIKTIMTRCIHCTRCIRFASEVAGVDDLGTTGRGNDMQIGTYVEKFFLSELSGNVIDLCPVGALTNKPYSFVARPWEIRKIESIDVLDAVGSNIVVSTRTGEVLRILPRENDEINEEWLSDKSRFACDGLKRQRLIAPMLRNPSGELEPVEWESALITIAQALRGAPKGKVAAVAGGLVDAESLVALKDLLNRLGSETLCTEQKFPTDGSGTDFRSSYLLNSSIAACEEADLVLLVGTNPRYEAPLLNTRLRKGYIHNDQNIALIGPKVNLSYEYEHLGSDTSLVRDIANGHHPFAKKLKEAKKPLIIVGANQLARKDGLSFLTALHVFANSLSPSDKNWKVWNVLQTNAAQTAALDVGYTAGVDAAVEMQPKVLFLLGADGGMVDKEKLPKDCFIVYQGHHGDAGAQLAHAILPGAAYTEKQGTYVNTEGRAQQTLVAVTPPGLAREDWKILRALSEVAGAPLPYDNLEDLRSRMEDIAPHLVRYGRLEASNFFATADALLKNASVHFDSGKVDVVQKKLADFFMTDPITRASPTMAKCVTAAKKQLQAN; encoded by the exons ATGCTGCGCGTACCAGTTAGTCGGGCCCTTACCTTCGGGGCCCGGTTCCCAGTGCAGACGATAGTGCGCACGTCGGCCACTACACCGGCCAAGGTGCCGGAAAAGATTGAAGTTTTCGTGGATGATCAATCCGTGATGGTGGACCCGGGCACTACCGTCCTGCAG GCTGCGGCACAAGTTGGTGTGGAGATACCGCGCTTCTGCTATCACGAGCGTCTGGCTGTTGCCGGTAACTGTCGCATGTGTTTGGTGGAGGTAGAAAAATCACCTAAACCAGTCGCTGCGTGTGCAATGCCGGTGATGAAGGGCTGGCGTATTAAGACGAACTCAGAAATGACGCGCAAAGCACGAGAGGGCGTAATGGAGTTTTTGCTGATGAACCATCCGCTCGATTGTCCCATCTGTGACCAGGGTGGTGAATGTGATCTACAGGACCAAGCAATGGCATTTGGCTCGGATCGATCGCGCTTTACAGATATTCACCATACCGGCAAACGAGCGGTCGAGGACAAGGACATTGGTCCGCTGATTAAGACCATCATGACCCGGTGCATTCACTGTACGCGTTGCATCCGGTTCGCGTCGGAAGTGGCCGGTGTCGATGATCTCGGCACGACGGGTCGCGGTAACGACATGCAGATTGGTACATACGTGGAAAAGTTCTTCCTTTCCGAGCTGTCCGGAAACGTGATTGATCTGTGCCCGGTCGGTGCACTTACAAACAAACCGTACAGCTTTGTGGCACGTCCGTGGGAAATTCGCAAAATTGAATCGATCGATGTGTTGGACGCGGTCGGTAGCAATATTGTGGTGAGTACGCGTACCGGCGAGGTGTTGCGTATATTGCCGCGTGAAAATGACGAAATCAATGAGGAGTGGCTGTCGGACAAATCGCGTTTCGCTTGCGATGGTTTGAAACGCCAGCGGTTGATTGCACCGATGCTGCGGAATCCGAGCGGAGAACTGGAACCCGTCGAGTGGGAATCGGCGTTGATTACGATCGCGCAGGCGTTGCGTGGAGCACCTAAGGGCAAGGTGGCCGCTGTTGCTGGCGGGCTGGTTGATGCAGAATCGCTTGTTGCGTTGAAGGATTTGCTGAATCGGTTGGGTTCGGAAACGCTCTGCACTGAGCAAAAGTTCCCCACTGACGGATCGGGCACGGACTTCCGTTCGAGCTATCTGCTCAACTCTTCGATCGCTGCTTGCGAGGAAGCGGATCTCGTACTGCTTGTCGGTACGAATCCCCGCTATGAAGCACCACTTCTGAACACCCGTCTGAGGAAGGGATACATCCATAACGATCAAAACATTGCACTGATTGGACCGAAGGTCAATCTTTCCTACGAGTATGAG CATCTTGGAAGCGATACCTCGCTGGTTCGCGATATTGCAAATGGACACCATCCATTCGCCAAGAAGCTGAAGGAAGCTAAGAAGCCTCTAATCATCGTCGGTGCCAATCAACTTGCCCGAAAGGATGGTTTGTCCTTCCTTACTGCACTCCACGTATTCGCTAACTCGTTGTCACCATCAGAC AAAAACTGGAAGGTATGGAACGTGCTGCAGACGAACGCAGCTCAAACGGCCGCTCTGGACGTTGGCTACACGGCAGGCGTCGATGCTGCCGTAGAGATGCAACCGAAGGTCCTGTTCCTGTTGGGCGCTGACGGCGGCATGGTCGATAAGGAAAAGTTACCGAAGGATTGTTTCATTGTGTACCAGGGACATCATGGTGACGCCGGCGCACAGCTGGCCCATGCTATTCTGCCCGGTGCCGCCTACACTGAGAAACAGGGCACGTACGTCAACACGGAAGGCCGTGCCCAGCAGACGCTGGTAGCCGTCACGCCACCAGGATTGGCGCGCGAGGACTGGAAGATTTTGCGTGCCCTTTCCGAGGTAGCCGGAGCTCCGCTGCCGTACGATAACCTGGAGGATCTGCGTTCGCGCATGGAAGATATTGCACCTCATCTGGTGCGCTACGGCCGACTGGAGGCGTCCAATTTCTTTGCCACCGCGGACGCATTGCTAAAGAACGCTTCGGTGCACTTCGACAGTGGCAAGGTGGATGTGGTGCAGAAAAAGTTGGCCGACTTCTTCATGACCGATCCGATTACGCGCGCATCGCCCACAATGGCTAAATGCGTGACGGCTGCGAAGAAGCAGTTGCAAGCGAATTAA